In Populus alba chromosome 9, ASM523922v2, whole genome shotgun sequence, a genomic segment contains:
- the LOC118034657 gene encoding L-type lectin-domain containing receptor kinase SIT2-like, which produces MMIASFKSLRFLLGLFVSLKLLALAQEENHFIYHGFTGADLLLSEIANIHPNGLLELTNTSKRQIGRAFFPFPFQFNTSLINNSRSLSFSTQFAFAMVPELPTLGGHGMAFTISPSVDFTGAMATQYFGILNSTSNGLPSNHLVAVELDAVPSPDLKDINDSHVGIDVNSLVSIESAPVTYFSDEEKENKSLILISGHVMHVWIDYDEAEKLLNVTVAPVTRTKPTLPLLSTHLDLSSVMLDSMYVGFSSSTGEVDSSHYILGWSFNRGGQAQSLDVSKLPSLPHQRKSRKKPYLRILAPTITAIIFLVAISGAAYIIRRKKYEELREDWEQEYGPQRFSYKDLYKATTGFTDRKLLGSGGFGKVYRGVLPSSNMQVAIKKVSHDSKQGTKQFVAEIASMGRLRHRNLVQLLGYCRRKGELLLVYDYMPHGSLDKLLFRNDTPSLNWVQRYQVLRGVASALLYLHEEWEQVVLHRDVKASNILLDDDFNGRLGDFGLAKFYDRGANPQTTCVVGTVGYIAPEVTRTGRATTSSDVFAFGTFMLEMACGRKPLEPEQSAEKMVLVDWVLDSWKIGDILRTVDPKLEGNYVVEEMELVLKLGLLCSFSTPQARPSMRQIAQYLDGNASLPEMPLDGASIGLMPGSHEEPGEFNLSFRRSNDYSAHSFSSTDSILSCGR; this is translated from the coding sequence ATGATGATTGCATCGTTCAAATCATTGCGCTTTCTACTCGGCCTGTTTGTTTCCTTGAAGCTCTTGGCCTTAGCTCAAGAGGAAAACCACTTCATCTATCATGGCTTCACTGGAGCAGACCTGCTCCTCAGCGAGATTGCAAACATCCATCCAAATGGTCTCTTAGAGCTGACAAACACTTCAAAACGGCAAATTGGCCGTGCTTTCTTCCCATTCCCTTTTCAGTTCAACACATCTTTAATCAACAATTCTCGGTCTCTCTCGTTCTCTACCCAGTTTGCGTTTGCCATGGTCCCAGAGCTGCCTACACTTGGTGGCCATGGCATGGCCTTCACAATCTCTCCATCTGTGGACTTCACAGGGGCTATGGCAACTCAGTACTTTGGAATCCTCAATTCTACAAGCAATGGCCTACCTTCAAACCATCTAGTTGCAGTTGAGCTGGATGCAGTTCCAAGCCCTGATCTTAAAGACATCAATGACAGCCACGTTGGAATTGATGTAAACAGCTTGGTATCCATTGAATCTGCTCCGGTGACCTACTTTTCAGATGAGGAAAAGGAGAATAAGAGCTTGATTCTCATAAGTGGTCATGTGATGCACGTGTGGATAGATTATGATGAAGCAGAGAAGCTACTCAATGTTACAGTTGCTCCTGTCACAAGAACAAAACCAACCTTGCCTCTCTTGTCAACACATCTCGATCTTTCTTCTGTTATGTTGGATTCTATGTACGTTGGTTTTTCTTCATCTACTGGAGAAGTGGATAGCAGCCACTATATTCTGGGGTGGAGCTTCAACAGAGGCGGACAAGCTCAAAGTCTTGATGTGTCGAAGTTGCCTTCACTTCCCcatcaaagaaaatcaagaaagaaaccATATTTAAGAATTCTGGCCCCAACAATAACAGCAATCATTTTTCTGGTAGCAATCTCTGGTGCTGCTTATATAATAAGGAGGAAGAAATATGAAGAACTGCGCGAAGATTGGGAACAGGAGTATGGTCCTCAAAGATTCTCCTACAAGGATTTATACAAAGCAACTACAGGTTTCACGGACAGGAAGTTGCTGGGAAGTGGAGGTTTTGGAAAGGTTTACAGAGGAGTATTGCCTTCTTCCAACATGCAAGTCGCGATCAAGAAAGTATCCCATGATTCCAAACAAGGAACTAAGCAGTTTGTTGCTGAGATTGCTAGCATGGGAAGGCTGAGGCACAGGAACTTGGTCCAGCTCCTAGGCTATTGCCGGAGAAAGGGAGAGCTCCTCCTGGTCTATGATTACATGCCCCATGGAAGCCTTGATAAACTCCTGTTTCGCAATGACACACCCAGCCTTAATTGGGTTCAGCGATATCAGGTCCTCAGaggagttgcgtctgccctTCTTTACCTCCATGAAGAGTGGGAACAGGTTGTTCTGCATAGAGATGTGAAAGCTAGCAATATACTGTTAGATGATGATTTCAATGGTCGACTAGGAGATTTTGGGCTTGCTAAATTCTATGATCGCGGGGCCAATCCTCAAACAACCTGTGTGGTTGGAACAGTTGGATATATTGCGCCAGAGGTTACTAGAACAGGAAGGGCCACTACCAGCAGTGATGTTTTTGCTTTTGGCACTTTTATGCTTGAAATGGCTTGTGGAAGGAAACCTTTAGAGCCAGAACAATCAGCAGAAAAGATGGTTTTGGTTGACTGGGTTCTTGATTCCTGGAAAATAGGAGACATTCTTCGAACGGTTGATCCAAAATTGGAAGGTAATTACGTGGTTGAGGAAATGGAATTGGTTTTGAAGCTAGGTCTGCTTTGTTCTTTCTCTACACCACAAGCTAGGCCAAGCATGAGGCAAATTGCGCAATATCTGGATGGGAATGCTAGCCTGCCAGAGATGCCTCTTGATGGTGCTAGCATAGGCTTGATGCCAGGTAGTCATGAAGAGCCTGGGGAGTTCAACTTGTCTTTCCGTAGATCTAATGATTACTCTGCTCATTCCTTCTCTAGTACCGACTCAATCCTCAGCTGCGGTCGTTGA
- the LOC140955958 gene encoding uncharacterized protein, which translates to MFDETMLEKALDKVEVGDKFKATAALNADVHESSSNKPPDGNIRNNIKDVTIHTVKFLRQIKVLWPTDGNSAGDLKIIMGEVGWPTDESASTAHKDSSNIATLNLSDDSSSCYYLHPSDNPGALLVSEIFTGENYIAWSKSMTIALTVKNKIAFIYGSLVQPNTTNQSLRMAWLRSNNLVLSWLMNSISKEIRSSLLYFTTVFDIWEEIRTRYLRSDGPRVFSLEKSLSSIAQNSKSITEYFSEFKALWDEYNSYRPIPSCKCGHLDSCSCNIFKHLTARQQSDFVMKFLVGLHGSYSSVRSQLLLQTPLPSMGRVFSLLLQEESQRSLTNAAAIPIDCQAMIAEHYHNQNSKSGSNYTTRFAKYKGKTEATCTHCGYPGHIVDKCFQLIGYPPGWKGPRGKRLATMPHTSKNFQRLPTAHHTTALQPHLDTPNIVFSQEQMQNLLTLANSISSSKLNNTATEVSTLGISFSCHTASSPHNSFSWILDTGATDHMICSPLLFESIILPKTQNNVHLPNGQHVPILFTGTVRFSPDIILYNALYVPAFNINLISVSRLTAANTVGLFFLHTKCILQDLSKWKMIGLAEAESGLYKLHKPPTPNAIKSPPITNIKSCVVATNIWHLRLGHIPPSKIALLNKTDPSVHTPLVFPDYPQHFDPFPCRPSNTTLHDSVVPTTIPIQPSVPHIFTLPPPLTQLRKSERTKHPPTYLTQYYCGHMAQIASTTPDSSPCFLPGKPYSILPYLSTSHLSLPHCAFTSSVSSIYEPKTYKQASSIPHWQHAMTNEITALEKNQTWDLVILPPNKTVIGCKWVYKVKFQADGQVERYKAQLVAKGYTQQEGIDFFDTFSPAAKITTVRVLLTIAVANNWHLHQLDVNNAFLHGDLHEEVYMQLPPGYSNHNDPRVCKLKKSIYGLKQASRQWFSKLSASLLQFGFLQANSDSSLFIKQSETTLIAILIYVDDVLIASNDLTALTIVKNYLRRIFPIKDLGHLKYFLGIEVARSTKGIVLCQRKYALDILMDSGFSGAKPVTFPMESTLKLSTHDTSPPLPNHASYRRLIGRLLYLTLTRPDLSYAIQTLSQFMSNPHTLHMQAAERVLRYLKATPGKGLLLKAASPLHLKAYSDSDWGGCIDTRQSVTGYLVFLGDSLISWKSKKQPTVSRSSAEAEYRALATTSCELQWLSYLLADFHIPHSQPALLYTDSKPASEIAYNLVHHECTKHIQIDCHLVREKLQAGLLTIIHIPSKFQLADALTKPLGSHMLNPLLDKMGMMNIHSHLAGGYWNIAHAPTEANAANNSSILAEQATPAADSPTPEDSRRLDNDRVGDKIKATAALNADVHESSSNKPPDGNIRNNIKDVTIHTVKFLRQIKALWPIDGNSAGDLKIIMGQRLQKQAPQALDLDQLSTPLLPASQASPPPTPIPLPSPLSVSPPPLPSEAEEFTFPVMWG; encoded by the exons ATGTTTGATGAAACAATGCTG GAAAAGGCTTTGGACAAGGTTGAAGTCGGAGACAAATTCAAAGCTACAGCAGCCCTTAATGCTGATGTTCATGAATCATCTTCCAACAAACCACCTGATGGCAATATCCGTAACAACATAAAGGATGTCACGATTCACACTGTGAAGTTTCTTCGTCAAATTAAAGTTCTTTGGCCTACAGATGGTAACAGTGCTGGCGATTTGAAGATCATAATGGGAGAAGTTGGCTGGCCTACAGATG AAAGTGCTTCTACAGCACATAAAGATTCATCCAATATCGCTACTCTAAATCTTTCTGATGATTCTTCCAGCTGCTATTACCTCCATCCTTCTGATAATCCTGGCGCTCTTCTGGTTTCAGAAATCTTCACTGGCGAAAATTATATTGCATGGAGCAAATCCATGACAATTGCCTTGACAGTGAAAAACAAGATTGCCTTCATTTATGGATCTTTAGTTCAACCAAATACAACCAATCAATCACTTCGTATGGCTTGGCTGAGATCAAACAATTTGGTCCTATCATGGCTGATGAATTCAATTTCCAAAGAAATTCGCAGCAGCCTTCTTTACTTCACAACAGTTTTTGATATCTGGGAAGAAATACGAACTAGATATCTTAGAAGTGATGGACCAAGGgtttttagtttagaaaaatctTTGAGTTCTATTGCACAGAACTCAAAATCTATCACTGAATATTTCAGTGAATTCAAGGCCCTATGGGATGAATACAACAGTTATCGCCCAATCCCAAGCTGCAAATGTGGACATCTTGATTCCTGCTCAtgcaatatttttaaacatctaACTGCTCGACAACAATCCGACTTTGTCATGAAATTTCTGGTTGGCCTTCATGGTTCTTACTCATCAGTTAGAAGCCAACTATTGCTGCAAACTCCTTTGCCATCTATGGGCAGAGTCTTCTCCCTGCTTCTTCAAGAAGAGAGTCAGAGATCCCTAACAAATGCAGCAGCAATTCCAATTGATTGCCAAGCAATGATTGCTGAACACTACCACAATCAAAATTCCAAATCAGGTTCCAACTATACTACACGATTTGCTAAATACAAAGGTAAAACTGAGGCAACCTGCACCCACTGTGGATATCCTGGACATATTGTTGATAAATGTTTCCAACTCATTGGATACCCTCCTGGGTGGAAGGGACCAAGAGGAAAAAGATTGGCTACCATGCCACATACCAGCAAGAACTTTCAACGATTACCTACTGCACATCATACTACTGCCTTGCAACCACATCTTGATACCCCTAACATTGTTTTCTCTCAAGAACAGATGCAGAATCTACTCACTCTAGCAAATAGCATTTCCAGCTCAAAGCTAAATAACACTGCTACAGAAGTATCTACATTAGGTATATCTTTTTCATGTCATACAGCATCTTCACCTCATAACAGTTTTTCTTGGATTCTTGATACTGGAGCCACAGATCACATGATTTGTAGTCCTCTTCTTTTTGAATCCATCATTCTTCCTAAAACTCAGAATAACGTTCATCTGCCTAATGGTCAACATGTACCAATTCTCTTCACTGGAACAGTTAGATTTTCCCCTGACATCATTTTATACAATGCACTCTATGTTCCAGCCTTTAATATCAATCTTATTTCTGTTTCTAGACTAACTGCTGCTAACACtgttggtttattttttcttcacacCAAATGTATTCTACAGGACCTAAGCAAATGGAAGATGATTGGTCTTGCTGAAGCTGAATCTGGTCTATACAAACTTCACAAACCTCCTACTCCAAATGCTATAAAATCACCTCCTATAACAAACATCAAATCCTGTGTTGTTGCCACAAATATCTGGCATTTACGTTTAGGCCACATACCTCCCTCCAAAATCGCCCTTTTGAACAAAACTGATCCTTCA GTTCATACACCTCTTGTATTCCCTGACTATCCTCAACACTTTGATCCTTTTCCTTGTCGACCATCAAACACAACTCTACATGATTCTGTTGTTCCTACAACAATTCCTATCCAACCTTCTGTTCCTCACATTTTTACGCTGCCTCCTCCTCTTACTCAACTTAGAAAATCTGAAAGAACTAAACATCCACCTACTTACTTAACACAGTATTATTGTGGACATATGGCTCAGATTGCTTCAACAACACCAGACTCTTCCCCTTGCTTCCTGCCTGGTAAGCCCTACTCCATCCTTCCTTACTTATCTACATCCCATTTATCTTTACCCCACTGTGCTTTCACTTCTTCTGTTTCATCTATTTATGAACCGAAAACTTACAAACAAGCTAGCTCTATCCCTCATTGGCAGCATGCTATGACTAATGAAATAACAGCCCTTGAGAAAAACCAAACTTGGGACTTAGTCATTCTGCCCCCTAATAAAACTGTCATTGGATGTAAATGGGTCTACAAAGTTAAATTTCAGGCTGATGGACAGGTTGAGAGATATAAAGCACAATTGGTCGCAAAAGGATACACACAACAAGagggaattgatttttttgacacCTTCTCTCCTGCTGCAAAAATCACTACAGTACGTGTTCTTCTCACCATTGCTGTAGCCAACAATTGGCATTTACATCAACTTGATGTAAACAATGCCTTCCTACATGGGGACTTACATGAAGAAGTATATATGCAATTACCACCTGGTTACTCCAATCACAATGACCCTCGAGTATGCAAACTCAAAAAGAGTATCTATGGCCTTAAACAGGCTTCAAGACAATGGTTTTCCAAACTCTCTGCATCTCTTCTTCAATTTGGTTTTCTACAAGCCAATTCAGATTCCAGCCTCTTCATCAAGCAATCTGAAACCACCCTCATTGCCATTTTAATCTATGTTGATGATGTTCTCATCGCATCAAATGATCTTACAGCACTGACTATAGTCAAAAACTATCTTCGCAGAATTTTCCCCATCAAAGATTTGGGACACCTCAAATACTTTCTCGGCATTGAGGTAGCTCGATCTACCAAAGGCATTGTTCTTTGCCAAAGAAAATATGCCTTGGACATCCTCATGGACAGTGGTTTTTCTGGTGCTAAACCTGTCACTTTTCCCATGGAATCCACACTCAAACTCAGCACACACGATACTAGCCCTCCCTTGCCTAATCATGCATCTTATCGTAGACTTATTGGTAGGCTTCTCTACCTTACACTCACAAGACCTGACTTATCCTATGCCATCCAAACTCTTAGCCAATTCATGTCAAATCCTCACACCCTCCATATGCAAGCAGCAGAGAGAGTCCTTCGGTATCTTAAAGCCACACCAGGCAAAGGTTTACTACTCAAAGCTGCTTCTCCCCTTCATTTAAAAGCTTATTCTGACAGTGATTGGGGAGGTTGCATTGACACTCGTCAAAGTGTTACTGGCTATCTAGTTTTCCTTGGCGATTCCTTAATCTCCtggaaatcaaagaaacaaccTACTGTAAGTAGGTCCTCTGCAGAAGCAGAATATCGGGCATTGGCAACAACTTCCTGTGAACTACAATGGCTTTCTTATTTACTGGCTGATTTCCACATCCCTCACTCTCAACCTGCCTTACTCTACACTGACAGCAAACCAGCCTCCGAAATAGCTTACAACCTTGTTCATCATGAATGCACCAAACATATCCAAATTGACTGTCATCTTGTTCGTGAAAAATTACAAGCAGGACTCCTTACCATCATTCACATTCCTTCCAAGTTTCAATTAGCTGATGCCCTCACTAAACCACTTGGTTCTCATATGCTTAATCCTCTACTTGACAAGATGGGAATGATGAATATCCATTCTCATCTTGCGGGGGGATATTGGAACATAGCACATGCTCCCACAGAAGCTAATGCTGCAAACAATTCTTCAATACTTGCAGAACAAGCCACCCCTGCAGCCGACTCTCCTACACCAGAAGACTCACGAAGACTG GACAATGATAGAGTCGGAGACAAAATCAAAGCTACAGCAGCCCTTAATGCTGATGTTCATGAATCATCTTCCAACAAACCACCTGATGGCAATATCCGTAACAACATAAAGGATGTCACGATTCACACTGTGAAGTTTCTTCGTCAAATTAAAGCTCTTTGGCCTATAGATGGTAATAGTGCTGGCGATTTAAAGATCATAATGGGACAA AGGCTACAGAAGCAAGCCCCACAAGCTCTGGATCTCGATCAGCTCTCCACCCCACTTCTGCCTGCTAGTCAGGCCTCTCCTCCTCCTACTCCAATCCCTCTTCCATCACCACTCTCTGTATCTCCTCCGCCGTTGCCATCGGAGGCAGAAGAATTTACATTTCCTGTAATGTGGGGATAA
- the LOC118034659 gene encoding uncharacterized protein isoform X1, with translation MADATSPVYINVIEDVINKVRDEFINNGGPGETVLYELQGLWETKMMQAGAICGTMERSSANKLPVPGGPITPVHDLNVPYEGTEEYETPTAEMLFPPTPMQTPMQTPLPGSAQTPLPGNAQTPLPGSVDNSSMYNIPTGSSDYPTPVSDAGGSTDGKAGRPSPFMQPPTWMHQRPPLSVDVNVAYVEGRDEVDRGTSHQALTQDFFMPSGKRKREDFAPKYNNGGFIPQQDGAGDSASEVSQVSQGNDPLGRCDTITTKNKEILARVSRSYLKIPQVDGPTPDPYDDVLSTPNIYNYQGVANEDYNIANTPAPNDLLASTPAVVSQNDVADDDDDDEPLNEDDDDDEDLDDVDQGEELNTQHLVLAQFDKVTRTKSKWKCILKDGIMHINNKDILFNKATGEFDF, from the exons ATGGCGGATGCAACAAGCCCCGTTTACATCAACGTCATCGAAGACGTCATCAACAAGGTCCGCGACGAGTTCATCAATAACGGTGGGCCCGGTGAGACCGTCCTTTATGAGCTTCAAGGA CTTTGGGAGACGAAAATGATGCAAGCAGGTGCTATATGTGGTACAATGGAGAGGTCATCAGCTAATAAGCTGCCGGTACCTGGTGGTCCAATTACTCCAGTACACGACCTTAATGTTCCGTATGAAGGGACCGAGGAATATGAGACTCCCACTGCTGAGATGCTCTTCCCTCCT ACACCAATGCAAACACCCATGCAGACGCCATTACCAGGAAGTGCGCAAACACCTTTACCTGGAAATGCACAAACACCTTTACCTGGAAGTGTGGACAATTCATCCATGTATAACATTCCTACTGGATCTAGTGATTATCCCACCCCTGTCAGTGATGCTGGGGGCAGTACCGATGGAAAAGCTGGGAGACCCAGCCCTTTCATG CAACCTCCCACTTGGATGCATCAAAGGCCACCTCTTAGTGTTGATGTCAATGTTG CTTATGTTGAAGGGCGGGATGAGGTGGACAGAGGGACCTCTCACCAAGCCTTGACACAG GACTTCTTCATGCCTTCTGGAAAACGGAAGCGCGAGGATTTTGCTCCGAAATATAACAATGGTGGATTCATACCCCAGCAAGATGGAGCTGGGGATTCTGCATCTGAGGTTTCTCAG GTAAGTCAAGGGAATGATCCTCTTGGAAGATGTGACACTATCACcactaaaaataaagagatcTTAGCACGTGTGTCAAGGTCATATTTGAAGATTCCTCAAGTGGATGGGCCAACTCCTGATCCTTATGATGACGTGCTTTCTACTCCCAAT ATATACAATTATCAAGGAGTTGCCAATGAAGATTACAACATAGCAAACACACCAGCTCCCAATG ATCTACTGGCAAGTACCCCAGCTGTTGTCAGTCAAAATGATGttgctgatgatgatgatgatgatgagccgctgaatgaagatgatgatgatgatgaggatcTGGATGATGTGGACCAAGGAGAGGAGCTGAACACGCAACATTTGGTTTTAGCTCAATTTGACAAG GTGACCCGTACCAAGAGCAAGTGGAAATGCATACTCAAGGATGGTATTATGCATATAAACAACAAGGACATTCTCTTTAATAAG GCAACAGGAGAATTTgacttttga
- the LOC118034659 gene encoding transcription initiation factor IIA large subunit isoform X2 translates to MADATSPVYINVIEDVINKVRDEFINNGGPGETVLYELQGLWETKMMQAGAICGTMERSSANKLPVPGGPITPVHDLNVPYEGTEEYETPTAEMLFPPTPMQTPMQTPLPGSAQTPLPGNAQTPLPGSVDNSSMYNIPTGSSDYPTPVSDAGGSTDGKAGRPSPFMQPPTWMHQRPPLSVDVNVAYVEGRDEVDRGTSHQALTQVSQGNDPLGRCDTITTKNKEILARVSRSYLKIPQVDGPTPDPYDDVLSTPNIYNYQGVANEDYNIANTPAPNDLLASTPAVVSQNDVADDDDDDEPLNEDDDDDEDLDDVDQGEELNTQHLVLAQFDKVTRTKSKWKCILKDGIMHINNKDILFNKATGEFDF, encoded by the exons ATGGCGGATGCAACAAGCCCCGTTTACATCAACGTCATCGAAGACGTCATCAACAAGGTCCGCGACGAGTTCATCAATAACGGTGGGCCCGGTGAGACCGTCCTTTATGAGCTTCAAGGA CTTTGGGAGACGAAAATGATGCAAGCAGGTGCTATATGTGGTACAATGGAGAGGTCATCAGCTAATAAGCTGCCGGTACCTGGTGGTCCAATTACTCCAGTACACGACCTTAATGTTCCGTATGAAGGGACCGAGGAATATGAGACTCCCACTGCTGAGATGCTCTTCCCTCCT ACACCAATGCAAACACCCATGCAGACGCCATTACCAGGAAGTGCGCAAACACCTTTACCTGGAAATGCACAAACACCTTTACCTGGAAGTGTGGACAATTCATCCATGTATAACATTCCTACTGGATCTAGTGATTATCCCACCCCTGTCAGTGATGCTGGGGGCAGTACCGATGGAAAAGCTGGGAGACCCAGCCCTTTCATG CAACCTCCCACTTGGATGCATCAAAGGCCACCTCTTAGTGTTGATGTCAATGTTG CTTATGTTGAAGGGCGGGATGAGGTGGACAGAGGGACCTCTCACCAAGCCTTGACACAG GTAAGTCAAGGGAATGATCCTCTTGGAAGATGTGACACTATCACcactaaaaataaagagatcTTAGCACGTGTGTCAAGGTCATATTTGAAGATTCCTCAAGTGGATGGGCCAACTCCTGATCCTTATGATGACGTGCTTTCTACTCCCAAT ATATACAATTATCAAGGAGTTGCCAATGAAGATTACAACATAGCAAACACACCAGCTCCCAATG ATCTACTGGCAAGTACCCCAGCTGTTGTCAGTCAAAATGATGttgctgatgatgatgatgatgatgagccgctgaatgaagatgatgatgatgatgaggatcTGGATGATGTGGACCAAGGAGAGGAGCTGAACACGCAACATTTGGTTTTAGCTCAATTTGACAAG GTGACCCGTACCAAGAGCAAGTGGAAATGCATACTCAAGGATGGTATTATGCATATAAACAACAAGGACATTCTCTTTAATAAG GCAACAGGAGAATTTgacttttga